In a single window of the Williamwhitmania taraxaci genome:
- a CDS encoding DMT family transporter — protein MNFLKSTAFLAIIACILWSTAFTGIKIGLHYTPPLQFAGLRFFLAGLLLIPFVKQLPLKLRIARAHWKLIALVGLLQITIEYGLFYTGLNMVSGALGAMIVGSGPVFVTLVAHFSMQNDRLSTRKIISIFLGLVGVVIITLGQKELSTEGNFILIGILLLILNNIISGMGNVLVSKSASTIPPLILSSFSMIFGGATLFLFALPIEGFNPKPVPLEYWMALGWLSFLSATAITIWYTLLNRPGVKVSNLNMWKFIIPVVGALLSWTILPGESANIASVVGMLVIAASILVLTINTKGSKG, from the coding sequence ATGAATTTTCTGAAAAGCACAGCATTTCTAGCAATCATTGCCTGCATACTCTGGTCAACTGCGTTCACCGGAATTAAAATTGGCCTTCACTATACTCCTCCACTTCAGTTTGCTGGGCTGCGATTCTTTCTAGCAGGACTTCTGCTAATCCCATTCGTGAAACAGCTACCCCTTAAACTGCGGATTGCGCGAGCCCATTGGAAGCTTATTGCGCTAGTAGGGCTTCTCCAAATCACCATTGAATATGGGCTTTTCTACACCGGGCTTAACATGGTGTCCGGAGCATTGGGTGCCATGATTGTTGGATCGGGGCCTGTATTTGTAACGCTAGTAGCACACTTTTCGATGCAAAACGACCGCCTATCAACACGGAAAATCATTAGCATTTTTCTGGGGTTGGTAGGTGTCGTTATCATTACCCTTGGGCAGAAAGAACTAAGTACCGAGGGAAACTTCATCCTAATTGGAATTCTACTGCTTATCCTAAACAACATTATTTCTGGAATGGGTAACGTTCTCGTTTCGAAATCGGCAAGCACTATTCCACCACTCATCCTCAGCTCCTTCTCCATGATCTTTGGAGGAGCAACCCTTTTCCTTTTCGCGCTGCCCATTGAAGGATTCAATCCAAAACCTGTCCCGCTAGAATATTGGATGGCGTTGGGATGGCTCAGTTTCTTGTCAGCGACTGCCATTACTATTTGGTATACCCTTCTCAACCGCCCAGGAGTAAAAGTATCGAACCTCAACATGTGGAAATTCATTATTCCAGTTGTTGGAGCTCTGCTCAGCTGGACAATCCTTCCCGGAGAATCGGCCAACATTGCCTCTGTGGTTGGCATGCTTGTTATTGCCGCTTCCATTCTGGTGCTTACCATAAATACTAAGGGAAGCAAAGGATAA